TAGAGCAGGTGGTGTGTTCCCTGGAGATAGACGAGGGGCGGGCTCGCCGGGTGGTCCACCGCGAAGCGCTCCGTGAGCGCACGCAGGTTGCCGAAGAAGGCACGCGACATGAGGTGCACGGACATGAGGGCCCAGTACTTGAGCAGAGGATCGTTCGGGTGGCGCAGCGTCTCGCGCCGGAACTCGTGCAGGGCCTCCATCTCCGGCCGGCCGTACACCTTGTCGAAGAACCACCACTCGAGCAGCTTCGCGGGCGTCCAGGGGATGCGGGCATCCATCTCCAGCACCTCCCAGTCATGGAAGAACAGCTCGGCCTCGGTGGAGAACGCGCGGCGCAGGAAGTCCACCGTGGGAGTACCGGGTCCCGTGGCGGGCTCCGCCACCCGACAGTCCTGGAGGTAGAAGGCATGCAGCGCGCTGATGCGGGGGGCGAACAGCAGCGCCGCACAGCGCAACGCGAAGACCGCCTCCGGTCCCCGGGCCTCGCGCAGCAGCGCGGAGACGGGGTGGCCCACGAAGTCGGCGTGGTGGCGGTGCCAGGCGGCGATGAGCTCCCCCTGCTCCGTGAAGCTCTCGGGCCGGGGGTTCCACGTCGGCGCCGGAAGCCGCCCGGCCTGGTACTCGGCCAGTTGCTCACGTACCCCCCTCATGCGCTCGCGCCGTTCGCGCGACAGCAGCGGCTCCGGCCCACCGGCCTCCTCCGCCATCTGCACGAAGCGGTGCATGAAGTCGTTCATCTCCACCGAGAGCGCATGCTTGCGCTCCACCAGCTTCAGGGCCCGCTCGGTCTGCTCGGCCGAGAACGCCACCGGCTCGAGCTCCGAGCCTCCCACGTGTCCCGACTCCCGCTCCAGGTGGTGCATGCCGAAGTAGACCGGGGTGATGCCCGTCTGCTGCTTCACCCGCACCGCCTGGCGCGTCGTGGCGGAGAAGAGCAGGTTGCCATCCTTCTCGAGCTGCTCCACATGCAGGTAACGGTAGGTGGGCGCCACCGCCTCATCACCGACGACCTCCTGGATGCGCCGGCTCTCCACGGCACGTCCCGGGTCGAGCAGGGGCGACACCCAGAGCGCCCACATCAGTGCGCTGGCATGCCGGGTACCCCACAGCTCGTCGAGCTCCAGCCCGCGGAAGTCCGCCAGGAAGAGCCGCGCGTGCGTCCGGTCCTCCTGGACATGGTGGTTGATGGTGTCCTCGAGCTTCGTGTCCTGCCCCGGCGCCCTCGTGTCTTCGCGGAACGCGAGATAGCGTTCGTTGTAGAAGGGAAAGGACATCACGAAGCCGAACAGGGGGATGAAGCAGTCATAGTGGCGCCGCGAGTCCTTCAGCTGAGGGTCGCCAATCCAACGGTAGAGTGGATGTCCCTCCAGCTCGCGGGAGAGGGTGTCCAGGTGTCCCAATGCAGCTCGCATGCTCGGTTCCTCGTGGGGGCGCCGGACCTGGTCAGCGGCCAGCTCCCGAGGGTTGAACCGATACATCTGTTACAGGGATACGAAAAACGGGGATTTGGTGGAATCATTCTTCCGAAAAACGGGAGAATGTGCCGATGGATGTCTTTCAGGCGATGCGGGTGTTCGCGAAAGTGGTGGAGTTGGATGGCTTTTCGCGGGCAGCTCAACGGTTGGGCATCTCCGCCACGGCGGCCTCGCGGCTGGTGGCCGATCTCGAGGCGAGGCTGGGAGTACGGCTGCTGAACCGCACGACGCGCAGGCTGTACCTGACCGACAGCGGGCGGAGCTACTACGAGCGGTGCACGCACATCTTGAACGACCTGGACGAGGCGGAGCTGACCATCGCCTCCACGGCGGGGCGGCCCCAGGGCCTGCTGCGGGTGTCGGCGCCAGTGTCCTTTGGCATCAAACACCTCTCGCCCCTGTTCCTGGACTACCTCGAGCGCTATCCGGAGGTGAAGCTGGAGCTGTCACTCGCCGACCGGCAGGTGGATCTGGTCGAGGAGGGCTATGATCTGGCCCTGCGCATCACCCATGAGTTGAAGACGATGCTGGTGGCCCGGCCGCTGGCCCCGGCGCGGTTGGTGGTCTGCGCGGCGCCCGCCTATCTCAAGCGTCATGGGGTGCCACGCACACCGGAGGATCTCCGTCGCCACAAGTGCCTGTGCTACACCTACGACGCGGCGCCCGGCACCTGGGAATTCGAGGGTCCATCGGGGTGCATCCGGGTCTCCGTGGAGGGCCCGCTCGCCACCAACAACGGAGACACGCTGCGCGCGGCGGCGCTGGCGGGCCGGGGCATCATCATGGAACCCACCTTCCAGGTGGGCGAGGACCTGAAGCAGGGCCGCCTCATCCGACTGTTGCCAGAGTACCCGTTGCGCTCCCTGACCCTCTACGCTGTCTATCCGACCCGCCGCTACCTCTCACCCAAGGTCCGCACCCTCGTCGATTTCCTGGTCGAGCGCATCACCGAGCCCCTTCCCTGGGACGCCTGGA
This is a stretch of genomic DNA from Archangium violaceum. It encodes these proteins:
- a CDS encoding LysR family transcriptional regulator; the protein is MDVFQAMRVFAKVVELDGFSRAAQRLGISATAASRLVADLEARLGVRLLNRTTRRLYLTDSGRSYYERCTHILNDLDEAELTIASTAGRPQGLLRVSAPVSFGIKHLSPLFLDYLERYPEVKLELSLADRQVDLVEEGYDLALRITHELKTMLVARPLAPARLVVCAAPAYLKRHGVPRTPEDLRRHKCLCYTYDAAPGTWEFEGPSGCIRVSVEGPLATNNGDTLRAAALAGRGIIMEPTFQVGEDLKQGRLIRLLPEYPLRSLTLYAVYPTRRYLSPKVRTLVDFLVERITEPLPWDAWMR